The Sulfurihydrogenibium sp. YO3AOP1 genome has a window encoding:
- a CDS encoding ATP-binding protein — protein MEKVKEEIKCPICNDIGWIFKDNEVIRCECQLFKNTEKLNKALNIPKKYYHANLDNFIPNHPSHHIILTKIKEYIYSDDYLEGKGIFFYGKHGVGKTHLAVSILKEFYFKRGITGLFYDTRILLYDLKSTFEGSSSTRYLLDSVIKAPILVLDDLASERLTDWAKDILHYIIISRYNDKLPVIITSNISLDEEDEIEIVDSIESKFGKGIASRLNEICIPIKVEGEDQRKSPFKEFWKGGKK, from the coding sequence ATGGAAAAAGTTAAAGAAGAGATAAAATGTCCGATATGTAATGATATCGGCTGGATTTTTAAAGATAATGAAGTTATTAGGTGTGAATGTCAGCTTTTTAAAAATACAGAAAAATTAAATAAAGCTCTTAATATTCCAAAAAAATATTACCATGCAAACCTTGATAATTTTATCCCAAATCATCCTTCACATCATATTATTTTAACAAAGATTAAAGAGTATATTTATAGTGATGATTATTTAGAAGGAAAGGGAATTTTCTTCTATGGAAAGCATGGCGTAGGAAAAACACATTTAGCAGTTAGTATTTTAAAAGAGTTTTATTTTAAAAGGGGTATTACAGGTTTGTTTTATGATACAAGAATACTATTATACGATTTAAAATCTACGTTTGAAGGAAGCAGTAGTACAAGATATCTTTTAGATAGTGTGATTAAAGCTCCAATTTTGGTTTTAGATGATTTGGCAAGCGAAAGGCTTACTGACTGGGCGAAGGATATTTTGCATTATATAATTATCAGTAGATATAACGATAAACTTCCTGTTATAATAACATCTAATATATCATTAGATGAAGAAGATGAGATAGAAATCGTAGATAGTATTGAAAGTAAATTTGGAAAAGGTATAGCATCAAGATTAAATGAGATTTGTATTCCTATAAAGGTTGAAGGAGAAGACCAAAGAAAAAGTCCGTTTAAAGAATTTTGGAAAGGTGGTAAGAAATGA
- the hisB gene encoding imidazoleglycerol-phosphate dehydratase HisB, which yields MSRKALIKRETKETQIELSINLDGTGKHKVDTQVGFLSHMLESFSFHSMIDLEIMATGDVHVSHHHLVEDVGIVLGLAVKEALGDKRGIKRFGYSIIPMDEALAMCSIDLSGRPLLFYDDFGLRGKITNFDFELMGEFFKGFTLSAGVTMHLKALTGHNLHHIAECLTKSFAIALKEAVLIDPRRLEVPSTKGAI from the coding sequence ATGAGCAGAAAAGCTTTAATCAAAAGAGAGACAAAAGAAACACAGATAGAGTTATCAATAAATTTAGATGGTACAGGTAAACATAAAGTAGATACGCAAGTTGGATTTTTATCTCATATGCTTGAAAGCTTTTCATTTCATTCCATGATAGACCTTGAAATCATGGCAACAGGAGATGTTCATGTTAGCCATCATCATTTAGTAGAAGACGTTGGTATAGTCTTAGGTCTTGCCGTAAAAGAAGCACTTGGGGATAAGAGGGGCATAAAAAGATTTGGATATAGTATAATTCCAATGGATGAAGCATTGGCAATGTGTAGCATTGACCTTTCTGGCAGACCATTACTTTTTTATGATGATTTTGGACTAAGAGGTAAGATAACCAATTTTGATTTTGAACTAATGGGAGAATTCTTTAAAGGTTTTACACTTTCAGCCGGAGTAACCATGCACTTAAAAGCTTTGACAGGTCATAATCTTCATCACATAGCTGAATGTTTAACAAAATCTTTTGCAATTGCGTTAAAAGAAGCAGTATTAATAGACCCAAGAAGATTGGAAGTTCCATCAACAAAAGGAGCTATTTAG
- a CDS encoding DeoR family transcriptional regulator — protein MLTDKERKAEILRILREKKEVTVKELSHIFGVSAMTIYRDIRELEREGEVKRKHGSVTLNTVENKETIPIKSCPICEKPITRSHPYKIIVEGSKIVEACCEHCGLMLHQNYAEKNVSALTYDFITEKPINALDAYYVVGSSAVPCCSPSVIPFINKDDAEKFSKGFGGKVLNFIDAYNEIINRMNINIKSCCSPQQPVSFVLKDLNKKDKE, from the coding sequence ATGCTAACAGATAAAGAAAGAAAGGCAGAGATATTAAGAATACTTAGAGAAAAAAAGGAAGTAACAGTTAAAGAGCTTAGTCATATATTTGGCGTTTCTGCGATGACTATTTACCGTGATATAAGAGAGCTTGAAAGAGAAGGGGAAGTAAAGAGAAAGCATGGTTCTGTAACTTTAAATACAGTTGAAAATAAAGAAACTATCCCTATTAAATCCTGTCCAATCTGTGAAAAGCCTATTACAAGGTCTCATCCTTATAAAATAATAGTTGAAGGTAGTAAGATTGTAGAAGCTTGCTGTGAACACTGCGGATTAATGCTTCATCAAAATTATGCAGAAAAGAATGTATCTGCATTAACTTACGATTTCATAACAGAAAAGCCTATTAACGCCCTTGATGCTTATTATGTAGTAGGAAGTTCTGCAGTTCCATGTTGCAGTCCAAGTGTTATTCCATTTATAAATAAAGATGATGCAGAAAAATTTTCAAAAGGCTTTGGCGGTAAAGTTTTAAACTTCATAGATGCTTATAATGAAATTATAAACAGAATGAATATTAATATAAAAAGTTGTTGCTCACCACAACAACCCGTTAGCTTTGTGTTAAAGGATTTAAATAAGAAGGATAAAGAATAG
- a CDS encoding desulfoferrodoxin family protein has product MPKVNSYVDISQIDKEAKRDFIDRHSPFVHVEGEAVKGQKLKVKVRVGNEYVHPDDFDHYIAYVQLWDGDTLLGQATFTPGSLGNKPNQAEVDFYIVPTKDKLKLNAMSYCTKHGLWQSETVEIDVLSPEPATA; this is encoded by the coding sequence ATGCCAAAAGTTAACAGTTATGTAGACATTTCACAAATCGACAAAGAAGCTAAAAGAGATTTTATTGACAGACACTCTCCATTTGTACATGTAGAAGGTGAAGCTGTAAAAGGTCAAAAATTAAAAGTAAAAGTGAGAGTTGGAAACGAATACGTTCATCCAGATGATTTTGACCACTATATCGCTTACGTTCAATTATGGGATGGCGATACTTTACTCGGACAAGCTACATTTACACCGGGTTCTCTTGGAAACAAGCCAAACCAAGCTGAAGTAGATTTTTATATTGTTCCGACAAAAGACAAATTAAAATTAAACGCAATGAGTTACTGCACAAAGCACGGTTTATGGCAAAGTGAAACTGTTGAAATAGACGTTTTATCACCAGAACCAGCTACAGCATAA
- a CDS encoding superoxide dismutase, whose protein sequence is MKVMKLQPKDHLKPKGLVGISDEQIEVHFEAHYKGYVAKYNEIQEKLASNFADRSKANQNYSEYRALKVEESFNYMGVILHELYFENLIGGGKGEPSEQLRKAIEEWFGSVDNCLNEIKATGIACRGWATLSYDLYNKMLFVNGFDAHNQYGFVGSIPLIVLDVYEHAYYVDQKNKRPPYIDAFFKNLNWDVINQRFENALKVKV, encoded by the coding sequence ATGAAAGTTATGAAACTTCAGCCAAAGGACCATTTAAAACCAAAAGGTCTTGTAGGAATATCAGATGAGCAAATTGAGGTTCATTTTGAAGCTCATTACAAAGGTTATGTAGCAAAATACAATGAAATTCAAGAGAAGTTAGCATCTAATTTTGCGGACAGGTCTAAGGCTAATCAAAACTACTCTGAATACAGAGCTCTTAAAGTTGAGGAAAGCTTTAACTATATGGGGGTTATTTTACATGAACTTTATTTTGAAAACTTAATCGGTGGTGGAAAAGGTGAGCCAAGCGAACAGCTTAGAAAAGCTATAGAAGAATGGTTTGGTTCGGTTGATAACTGCTTAAATGAAATTAAAGCTACAGGTATAGCATGCAGAGGTTGGGCTACTTTATCTTATGATTTGTACAACAAAATGTTATTTGTAAACGGTTTTGATGCTCACAATCAATATGGGTTTGTTGGCTCTATTCCATTGATAGTTCTGGATGTATACGAACATGCTTATTATGTAGACCAAAAAAATAAAAGACCACCATATATTGATGCATTTTTCAAAAATCTTAACTGGGATGTGATCAATCAGAGATTTGAAAATGCTTTAAAAGTAAAAGTTTAA
- the tgt gene encoding tRNA guanosine(34) transglycosylase Tgt, whose protein sequence is MFKFELLKEDGNARLGKIYTPHGEIDTPIFMPVGTQGTVKAITMKNLEEINAQIILGNTYHLYLRPGLEVLKKFGGLHNFSSWQKPILTDSGGFQVFSLAAGKEKEGKQKAQVVITEEGVKFKSHLDGSWHFFTPEFVVEIQEIIGSDIMMPLDECPPYPSSHQYALESLKRTIRWLERSKKAKKNPNQALFGIIQGSTYEDLRRESALRTVELDMDGYSIGGLSVGEPKEYMYAMTEIIAPLLPKDKPRYLMGVGTPEDLLESVDRGIDMFDCVMPTRNGRNGTLFTHFGKINIKSAKYKLDETPVDPLCDCYTCKNFSKGYLRHLYNAEEITAYILGTIHNLRFYLRLMEDIREAIKENRFKQFKKEFLERYNGQSV, encoded by the coding sequence CTGTTTAAGTTTGAGCTTTTAAAAGAAGATGGCAACGCAAGACTTGGAAAGATATACACACCTCACGGGGAAATAGACACACCTATCTTTATGCCGGTAGGTACCCAGGGAACAGTTAAAGCTATAACTATGAAAAATCTTGAAGAGATAAACGCACAGATAATTCTTGGAAATACATACCATTTATATTTAAGACCGGGCCTTGAAGTTTTAAAGAAATTCGGCGGACTTCATAATTTTTCATCTTGGCAAAAACCGATTTTAACAGACAGTGGAGGGTTTCAGGTTTTTTCTTTAGCAGCCGGAAAGGAGAAAGAAGGTAAACAAAAGGCACAGGTTGTAATTACAGAAGAAGGCGTAAAGTTTAAATCTCATTTAGATGGTTCATGGCATTTTTTCACACCAGAGTTTGTCGTTGAAATTCAAGAAATAATCGGCAGTGATATCATGATGCCTTTAGATGAATGCCCACCTTATCCTTCCAGCCATCAATACGCTTTAGAAAGTCTTAAAAGAACTATCAGATGGCTTGAAAGGTCAAAAAAAGCAAAGAAAAATCCAAATCAAGCATTATTTGGAATAATTCAAGGGTCAACTTACGAAGATTTAAGAAGAGAAAGTGCACTTAGGACTGTAGAGCTTGATATGGATGGATACTCTATCGGCGGTCTATCTGTTGGTGAACCAAAAGAATATATGTATGCAATGACCGAGATAATAGCACCACTTCTTCCAAAAGACAAACCAAGATACTTAATGGGTGTTGGAACTCCGGAAGATTTGCTTGAAAGTGTAGATAGAGGCATTGATATGTTTGACTGTGTAATGCCTACCAGAAATGGCAGAAATGGAACGCTTTTTACTCATTTTGGAAAAATCAACATAAAATCAGCAAAATACAAACTTGACGAGACGCCAGTAGACCCATTATGTGATTGTTATACATGTAAAAATTTTTCAAAAGGATATTTAAGACATCTTTACAATGCAGAAGAGATAACAGCCTACATACTCGGAACCATCCATAATTTAAGATTTTACCTCAGGCTAATGGAAGATATAAGAGAAGCTATAAAAGAAAATAGATTTAAACAGTTTAAAAAGGAGTTTTTAGAAAGGTACAATGGGCAGTCCGTTTAA
- a CDS encoding IS110 family transposase yields the protein MNSYKIVIGVDVSKNSFTATVLYDNKKETFEVKSDPVEFEMKVKPFLKKFKKSDMLIIMEHTGVYHLKLANYLYENDYNVAVINPFSIKKFMEAKMTRVKTDKADSFFIAEYGRTFFDGELYKPKSDVEKEIEVKLKILEDLQQQLTMLRNKRESLTYVPMKKLKENLEYYDELIRKIEKNIKELEKEIKELSKKNYQEEYKLLKSIPGISDRTIGMIISVYGNFERFKSVKDISSFIGISPGIHESGTSVKKSGWIKKMGNPYARKILYMAALSAIRFNKYCRELYERLVSKGKAKKLALVAVAHKLLRQAYGVLKSKRPFDENFCT from the coding sequence ATGAACAGCTACAAAATTGTTATAGGAGTTGATGTATCTAAAAACTCATTCACTGCTACAGTTTTGTATGATAACAAGAAAGAAACTTTTGAAGTTAAATCTGACCCGGTTGAGTTTGAAATGAAAGTAAAGCCATTTTTGAAGAAGTTTAAAAAGTCAGATATGCTTATCATAATGGAGCATACGGGAGTTTACCATTTAAAGCTTGCTAATTATCTGTATGAAAATGACTATAATGTAGCAGTAATAAATCCATTTTCGATAAAGAAATTTATGGAAGCTAAAATGACAAGAGTTAAAACAGATAAAGCTGATTCATTCTTTATTGCAGAATATGGAAGAACGTTTTTCGATGGAGAGCTTTATAAACCAAAATCAGATGTAGAAAAAGAAATAGAAGTAAAACTAAAGATATTGGAAGACCTACAACAGCAGCTTACAATGCTAAGAAACAAAAGAGAATCGTTAACCTATGTACCAATGAAAAAATTGAAAGAGAATTTAGAATATTACGATGAGCTAATTAGAAAAATAGAAAAAAACATAAAAGAACTTGAGAAAGAGATAAAAGAATTGTCTAAGAAGAATTATCAAGAGGAATACAAACTTTTAAAAAGCATACCTGGTATAAGTGATAGGACTATAGGAATGATAATATCAGTATATGGAAATTTTGAAAGATTTAAGAGTGTAAAAGATATATCGAGTTTTATAGGAATCAGTCCGGGTATACATGAAAGTGGAACGAGTGTAAAGAAAAGTGGCTGGATAAAAAAGATGGGAAATCCATATGCAAGGAAAATATTATACATGGCAGCATTATCAGCAATAAGGTTTAACAAATACTGCAGAGAATTATACGAAAGATTAGTAAGTAAAGGTAAGGCTAAAAAATTAGCATTAGTGGCTGTAGCACATAAGTTATTAAGGCAAGCATATGGTGTATTAAAAAGCAAAAGACCATTTGATGAAAATTTTTGTACTTGA
- the hisS gene encoding histidine--tRNA ligase, translating to MLEKFQKIRGFQDIYGENAKKYRYIVETFRKTFLDYNFQEIILPYVEDISLFKRSVGEATDIVQKEMYIFTDKGGREVALRPEGTAGCVRAYIEEKMYAEGGYHKLFYEGAMFRYERPQAGRYRQFHQIGAEIFGVSSYLADVELISMVYKILKYLKIDFRLEINTLGDFQSRKEYISKLIEYLKKYENSLCQDCRRRIHENPLRVLDCKVESCKEITKDAPKITESLSKEAIERFEKIKESLKAIGVDFIENPRLVRGLDYYTHTVFEFISQEIGSQGTIAAGGRYDNLAEQLGGPPTPALGFAAGIERLILLVKDLPPEKPLIVIIPLNQNYYIQALKLSEKTREKHIQTELLLKEGSLKSMLKTANKFNAKYVIFVSDKLELKDMTSGDQEIFINEEDLIDVLLSKL from the coding sequence ATGTTGGAAAAATTCCAAAAAATCAGAGGATTTCAGGATATATACGGAGAAAATGCAAAAAAATACAGATACATAGTAGAAACATTCAGAAAAACATTTTTAGATTACAACTTCCAAGAAATAATCCTTCCTTATGTTGAAGATATATCGTTATTCAAAAGGTCTGTTGGTGAGGCTACGGATATAGTTCAAAAAGAGATGTACATTTTTACAGATAAAGGCGGTAGAGAAGTTGCACTTAGACCAGAAGGTACAGCAGGTTGCGTTAGAGCTTACATAGAAGAAAAGATGTATGCAGAAGGTGGATACCATAAGCTATTTTATGAAGGAGCAATGTTTAGATACGAAAGACCACAAGCAGGAAGATATAGACAGTTTCATCAAATCGGAGCAGAAATATTCGGAGTTTCATCATACTTGGCAGATGTTGAGCTTATCAGCATGGTTTATAAAATACTTAAATATCTTAAAATAGATTTTAGACTTGAAATAAACACACTTGGCGATTTTCAATCAAGAAAAGAGTATATATCAAAGCTGATTGAATACTTAAAAAAATATGAAAACTCTTTATGTCAAGACTGCAGAAGAAGAATTCATGAAAATCCACTTAGAGTTTTAGATTGCAAAGTAGAAAGCTGTAAAGAGATAACAAAAGATGCACCAAAAATAACAGAAAGCCTTTCAAAAGAAGCAATAGAAAGATTTGAAAAGATAAAAGAAAGCTTAAAAGCTATCGGCGTTGATTTTATAGAAAATCCAAGACTTGTTAGGGGTCTTGATTATTACACACATACTGTTTTTGAGTTTATCTCTCAAGAAATAGGTTCTCAGGGAACAATTGCAGCAGGTGGAAGATATGATAATCTTGCAGAACAACTTGGAGGACCACCAACGCCAGCGCTTGGCTTTGCAGCAGGTATAGAGAGACTTATCTTATTAGTCAAAGACCTACCACCGGAAAAACCATTAATCGTAATCATTCCTTTAAACCAAAATTATTATATACAAGCTTTAAAACTTTCAGAAAAGACAAGAGAAAAGCATATTCAAACAGAGCTACTCTTAAAAGAAGGAAGTTTAAAATCAATGCTAAAAACAGCAAATAAATTTAATGCTAAGTATGTAATTTTTGTATCTGATAAATTAGAGCTTAAAGATATGACATCAGGCGACCAGGAGATATTTATAAACGAAGAAGATTTAATAGATGTTTTACTTTCTAAGTTGTAA
- the thiS gene encoding sulfur carrier protein ThiS encodes MKLYINGVLKEFDKEQMTISELVKELQIKAPNFAVAVGFDVIPKSEYDTFILKDGDKVEIVHFVGGG; translated from the coding sequence ATGAAGCTGTATATAAACGGCGTTTTAAAAGAGTTTGATAAAGAGCAGATGACAATATCAGAATTAGTAAAAGAGCTACAAATAAAAGCGCCAAATTTTGCCGTTGCAGTAGGCTTTGATGTAATTCCAAAAAGTGAGTATGATACATTTATTTTAAAAGATGGAGACAAGGTTGAGATAGTTCATTTTGTTGGCGGAGGCTAA
- a CDS encoding enoyl-ACP reductase, with translation MKILENKKVLILGVANDKSIAYGIAKIFYENGAILGFNYLDERIEKRVRPIAQEFNSDLVVKCDVSKDEEIKSLFEAVKEKWGSVDIIVHSIAFANKEYLKDYYYTVNRQSFLQAMDISVYSFTAIAREFLPILNEGASLLTLSYYGAEKVVYNYNVMGVAKAALEASVKYLARDLGEKGIRVNCISAGPIKTLAAMGISDFSEIQKISAERAPLKRNVSIEEVGKAALFLCSDLSSGITGEILHVDAGYNIIGM, from the coding sequence GTGAAGATTTTAGAGAACAAAAAAGTATTGATCCTTGGAGTAGCTAACGATAAAAGTATAGCTTACGGAATAGCCAAGATTTTCTATGAAAACGGAGCTATACTTGGATTTAATTATCTTGATGAGAGGATAGAAAAAAGAGTTAGACCAATAGCTCAAGAGTTTAATTCCGACCTTGTTGTTAAATGCGATGTTTCTAAGGATGAAGAGATTAAAAGTTTGTTTGAAGCTGTTAAAGAAAAGTGGGGTAGCGTTGATATAATCGTTCACTCAATAGCCTTTGCGAACAAAGAATATTTAAAAGATTACTATTATACTGTTAATAGACAGTCATTTTTACAGGCTATGGATATAAGCGTTTACTCATTTACAGCCATAGCAAGGGAATTTTTACCAATACTAAATGAAGGTGCAAGTTTATTAACGCTGTCATATTACGGTGCTGAAAAGGTTGTTTATAATTATAACGTCATGGGCGTTGCAAAAGCAGCGTTAGAGGCATCTGTAAAATATCTTGCAAGAGATCTTGGAGAAAAAGGTATAAGAGTTAACTGTATATCAGCCGGACCAATCAAGACCTTAGCAGCAATGGGAATTTCAGATTTTAGCGAAATTCAAAAAATATCAGCTGAAAGAGCGCCACTTAAAAGAAACGTAAGCATAGAAGAAGTTGGGAAAGCAGCATTATTTTTATGTTCTGATTTATCGTCCGGCATAACAGGAGAAATATTACATGTTGACGCAGGTTATAACATCATAGGTATGTGA
- a CDS encoding DUF2628 domain-containing protein encodes MTQQEREELRIFVGKNADYYISKWEEISENKISWNWAAFFFGLLWFGYRKMYPHAFGFMIFSLILQTIQIKMNTDPLIIGLTNLAISTFIGMFGNYLYYEYAKSKVQEIKSKIIDEKNLYIELARQGGASYFTAIGIGLMYLVASSIIEYGMEDKSEDFREQKSIDPWSS; translated from the coding sequence ATGACCCAGCAAGAGAGAGAAGAGCTAAGAATATTTGTTGGGAAAAATGCAGATTACTATATATCTAAATGGGAAGAGATTTCAGAAAATAAAATAAGCTGGAACTGGGCAGCTTTTTTCTTTGGTCTTTTGTGGTTTGGATATAGAAAAATGTATCCGCATGCTTTTGGGTTTATGATTTTCAGTCTTATACTTCAAACTATTCAAATAAAAATGAATACAGATCCTTTAATCATAGGTTTGACAAATTTAGCTATTTCAACATTCATAGGAATGTTTGGAAACTATTTATACTATGAATATGCAAAATCAAAGGTTCAAGAGATAAAAAGTAAAATAATAGATGAAAAAAATCTTTATATTGAACTTGCAAGACAAGGTGGAGCAAGTTATTTTACTGCGATCGGTATAGGATTGATGTATTTAGTAGCATCATCTATCATAGAATACGGAATGGAGGATAAAAGTGAAGATTTTAGAGAACAAAAAAGTATTGATCCTTGGAGTAGCTAA
- a CDS encoding cupin domain-containing protein, whose product MARLVFRKNGKVIENPEEIKSFLSQYGVVYDVWGVDRLPEDVRKNYDIDEENSKAIIQAYEKELKELKEKMGYITEDIVVLSEKTPNLDGLMAKFKREHHHIDDEVRFVVDGSGIFPVKIEDDIVDIHVEAGELIVVPAGARHWFELDENRKIKCIRVFKTPAGWEAIYNENETATMRD is encoded by the coding sequence ATGGCAAGATTAGTTTTCAGAAAAAACGGTAAGGTAATAGAAAATCCCGAAGAGATAAAATCATTTTTGTCTCAGTATGGTGTAGTTTATGACGTTTGGGGCGTTGATAGACTTCCGGAAGATGTTAGAAAAAATTACGACATAGATGAAGAAAACTCAAAAGCCATAATCCAAGCATACGAAAAAGAATTAAAAGAATTGAAAGAAAAAATGGGATACATTACAGAAGATATAGTTGTTTTATCTGAAAAAACTCCAAATCTTGATGGTCTAATGGCTAAATTTAAAAGAGAGCATCACCATATAGATGATGAAGTTAGATTTGTAGTTGATGGTAGTGGTATATTTCCGGTAAAAATAGAAGATGATATTGTAGATATTCATGTAGAAGCTGGGGAGTTAATCGTTGTGCCGGCGGGAGCAAGACACTGGTTTGAGCTTGACGAAAACAGAAAAATAAAATGTATAAGAGTTTTCAAAACACCTGCAGGTTGGGAAGCTATTTACAATGAAAATGAAACAGCAACTATGAGGGACTAA
- a CDS encoding DUF29 domain-containing protein, with amino-acid sequence MGTQIVNKEELKQLYDRDFYLWVMENLELLKNKEFDLVDWENLLEEIEDMGRRYLDSAVSFIAIVLEHLYKYEHFRENENMGNSWINSIDNARVELEWLFKEIPSLKRKAQQEIDSAWYKAVKKLVKWFRKPENYHLAKKYFDKLPTEEDFPKKCPYTFEQILEHEPWLENNT; translated from the coding sequence ATGGGTACACAAATTGTAAACAAAGAAGAATTGAAACAGCTTTATGATAGAGATTTTTACCTATGGGTAATGGAAAACTTAGAACTTCTTAAAAACAAGGAGTTTGATTTAGTAGATTGGGAAAATCTTTTAGAGGAAATAGAGGATATGGGCAGAAGATATTTAGATAGTGCTGTCAGCTTTATAGCTATTGTTTTGGAGCATCTATACAAGTATGAACATTTTAGAGAAAATGAAAATATGGGAAATAGCTGGATTAATAGCATAGATAATGCAAGAGTTGAATTGGAATGGTTATTTAAAGAAATACCTTCCTTAAAAAGAAAAGCACAGCAAGAGATAGATTCAGCTTGGTATAAAGCTGTTAAAAAGCTGGTTAAATGGTTTAGAAAACCAGAGAATTACCATTTAGCTAAAAAATATTTTGACAAATTACCAACAGAAGAAGATTTTCCAAAAAAATGTCCATATACATTTGAGCAAATTTTAGAACATGAACCGTGGCTTGAAAATAATACTTAG
- a CDS encoding DUF29 domain-containing protein, whose translation MKTLANLKELYEKDFYQWITENIELLKNKEFDLVDWENVIEELESIKRSELRSVISFMAVILEHLYKWENFKENNSMGNGWVRSINTSIIQLKELFDNSPSLKRKAKEEIDLAWKSAVRRLVNWFEDPENLYLAIKYFGRIPTGKDFPERRPYTIEQILDYKPWLKDLEE comes from the coding sequence ATGAAAACTTTAGCAAATTTAAAAGAGTTGTATGAGAAAGACTTTTATCAGTGGATTACAGAAAATATAGAACTTCTTAAAAATAAAGAGTTTGATTTGGTAGATTGGGAGAATGTGATTGAGGAGCTTGAAAGTATAAAAAGAAGTGAGCTTAGAAGCGTGATTAGTTTTATGGCTGTTATTTTAGAGCATTTATATAAATGGGAAAACTTTAAAGAAAATAATAGTATGGGTAATGGTTGGGTTAGAAGTATAAACACTTCAATAATTCAATTAAAAGAGCTGTTTGATAATAGTCCTTCTTTAAAAAGAAAAGCTAAGGAAGAAATTGATTTAGCATGGAAAAGTGCCGTAAGAAGATTGGTAAATTGGTTTGAGGATCCAGAGAACTTGTATTTAGCAATAAAATATTTTGGTAGAATTCCAACAGGAAAAGATTTTCCAGAAAGGCGTCCTTATACGATTGAGCAGATTTTAGACTATAAGCCGTGGTTAAAAGATTTGGAGGAGTAA
- a CDS encoding methylthioribulose 1-phosphate dehydratase: MPERLYQEEKQKAVNVLNDLKIKLYNKGFFPATSGNLSYKLHDDPLIFAVTTSGKDKGTVTHEDVIFVDKDGKPVEKTKMKPSAETMVHSYIYQKTDAGCVIHVHTPANNFISYVYFEDGKVKIKDLEMIKALDIWKENAEIEVPIVDNFFDLKKLAEEAGKAINPDVPAVLIKTHGIYCWGRDEFEAKRHVEAFEFMFELMKNLIIFKGSKDIW, encoded by the coding sequence ATGCCGGAGAGATTATATCAAGAAGAAAAACAAAAGGCTGTAAATGTTTTAAATGATTTAAAAATCAAACTATACAATAAAGGATTTTTTCCTGCAACAAGCGGAAATTTATCTTACAAGCTTCATGATGACCCGCTTATATTTGCAGTTACTACATCAGGTAAAGATAAGGGAACTGTTACACATGAAGATGTGATTTTTGTTGACAAAGATGGCAAACCTGTTGAAAAAACAAAAATGAAACCTTCGGCAGAAACGATGGTTCATTCTTATATATATCAAAAAACTGATGCTGGTTGTGTTATTCATGTTCATACGCCAGCAAACAATTTTATATCTTATGTTTACTTTGAAGATGGAAAAGTAAAAATAAAGGATTTAGAGATGATAAAAGCACTTGATATTTGGAAAGAAAACGCAGAAATAGAAGTTCCGATAGTTGATAACTTTTTTGATTTAAAAAAGCTTGCTGAAGAGGCTGGAAAAGCTATAAATCCGGATGTTCCGGCAGTATTGATTAAAACTCATGGAATTTATTGCTGGGGAAGGGATGAATTTGAAGCAAAAAGACATGTTGAAGCATTTGAGTTTATGTTTGAGCTGATGAAAAATTTAATTATATTTAAAGGTAGTAAAGATATTTGGTAA